One part of the Arabidopsis thaliana chromosome 1 sequence genome encodes these proteins:
- a CDS encoding erythroid differentiation factor-like protein (unknown protein; FUNCTIONS IN: molecular_function unknown; INVOLVED IN: biological_process unknown; LOCATED IN: plasma membrane; EXPRESSED IN: 19 plant structures; EXPRESSED DURING: 11 growth stages; Has 309 Blast hits to 256 proteins in 99 species: Archae - 0; Bacteria - 11; Metazoa - 192; Fungi - 12; Plants - 36; Viruses - 0; Other Eukaryotes - 58 (source: NCBI BLink).), which translates to MEQSAAPQPPTMPLPYLPSSVEASRDDLQCIGTMVIVPPKPVGFLCGSIPVLADNSFPASFTSALLPSQETVVTAPRYQMLPMETDLNLPPLLTDFPDNVLPLAAVKSRITGDISKEANVITSNLSKKCEALAVSGLVEYGDEIDVIAPVDILKQIFKIPYSKARVSIAVQRVGQTLVLNPGPDVEEGEKLIRRHNNQPKCTKNVDESLFLNFAMHSVRMEACDIPPTHREHTEKRSSSSALPAGENSHDNAPDDRLDKPAGSSKQSKQDGFICEKKKSKKNKAGVEPVRKNSQISEKIKSSGDSEKHSRGGSNEFLRVLFWQFHNFRMLLGSDLLLFSNEKYVAVSLHLWDVSEKVTPLTWLEAWLDNVMASVPELAICYHENGIVQGYELLKTDDIFILKGISEDGTPAFHPHVVQQNGLAVLRFLQSNCKEDPGAYWLYKSAGEDELQLFDLSIISKNHSSSVHNDSASSPSLIHSGRSDSMFSLGNLLYRVGHRLSLSVVPNDRNKCARFLTQCLNCLDAPDHLVVRAYAHEQFARLILNSDEESDLTFESNGVQREVKITDLEEEALDPVTIADHENETVTFSEDKFTEDHSVSNIVPLVSVRPKLEANVSLCKELLHSDSPDSHDTEGSAVNSSSDTSLDLGTLCQTTTSPISSKLSAINHVSQAIKSLRWTRQLQSSEQVDAFHDILPDFSKCSCGDPDCIEVCDIRKWLPTSKLDRKLWNLVLLLGESYLSLGEAYKEDKQLHQALNTVELACSIYGSMPQKFEETLFVSSMNKSLSLQSKFHERTQVEDLEAKSGPSDISVEELSSTRLFWAKVWMLVGDIYVQFHILKGQELSRRTKGTTNHLKMQSEVVKEVQRLKKKLTEYSQNCASCSLVNCSCKSDRASSGSSASSSNGSSARTVPHSRKHNRKLQSKNVASKVSRDVEDERVNFKVENKSRKEEEDTSGETKGAVRLEQNESNSKETPGAKKGGIFKYLKGSKTDDAESNLLAALNCYEETRRALQELPSNCSEFQSVLRKKGWVCNELGRNRLGSKELNKAEDAFADAIVAFKEVCDHTNVILINCNLGHGRRALAEEMVPKIEALELHRAFENAYQKALGTAKLEYSKSLRYYMAAKTELSVATAEASSVSDNLKVEVYTQLANTYLRFGMLLANEDTTAAAREQKNILENTHDSSSDGKSSDLRKREVLSASDAIREALALYESLGEIRKQEAAFAYLQLARYHKDCCLGFLETERQGSPRKPESNVIQRAKQYALLADRNWQKSMDFYGPENLPSMFLTILIERSALSSTVSNFWQLNFMLESALSRLLEGRHISKTYAESLRTEDPKLYTKFMAQLQMVLKRMLALSLPSEGANKSQTCGRSGDSGKLRELYKTSLKSTNLCDLNAMHALWTSSP; encoded by the exons ATGGAGCAATCGGCTGCTCCACAACCTCCGACGATGCCGTTACCTTATCTTCCAAGCTCCGTTGAAGCTTCGAGAGATGATCTTCAATGTATCGGAACTATGGTGATCGTCCCACCAAAACCAGTCGGTTTTCTCTGCGGCTCCATTCCTGTTCTCGCCGATAACTCGTTTCCAGCTTCTTTTACTTCGGCTCTCCTCCCTTCTCAGGAAAC CGTCGTCACTGCTCCGAGGTACCAAATGCTTCCGATGGAGACAGATCTTAATCTTCCTCCTTTATTAACTGATTTTCCCGATAACGTTTTACCTCTCGCCGCCGTCAAGTCTAGGATCACCGGGG ATATATCTAAGGAGGCTAATGTTATTACTTCCAACCTTAGTAAGAAATGTGAAGCACTTGCTGTATCTGGTTTAGTGGAATACGGAGATGAGATTGATGTGATTGCTCCTGTTGATATTCTTAAGCAAATCTTTAAGATACCTTACTCGAAAGCTCGGGTTTCGATAGCGGTTCAGCGGGTTGGACAGACTCTCGTCTTGAACCCTGG ACCTGATGTTGAAGAGGGAGAGAAACTGATTAGGAGGCATAACAATCAACCAAAGTGTACAAAAAATGTGGatgaatctttgtttttaaactttgCTATGCATTCAGTGAGGATGGAGGCGTGTGATATTCCCCCGACGCATCGTGAACATACAGAGAAACGCTCGAGTTCTTCTGCTCTACCTGCTGGAGAGAACTCTCATGATAATGCTCCAGACGATAGACTTGACAAACCTGCAGGGAGTAGTAAACAATCTAAACAGGATGGTTTCAtttgtgagaagaagaagagcaaaaaaaacaaggcaGGTGTTGAGCCGGTAAGAAAGAATTCTCAAATCAGTGAAAAGATCAAGTCTTCTGGAGATTCTGAGAAACATAGCAGAGGTGGGAGTAACGAATTTTTAAGAGTTCTGTTTTGGCAATTCCACAACTTTCGTATGCTTTTGGGTAGTGATCTACTTCTGTTCAGCAATGAAAAATATGTGGCTGTTAGCTTGCACTTGTGGGATGTTAGCGAAAAG GTTACACCTTTGACATGGCTTGAAGCTTGGCTTGACAATGTAATGGCAAGTGTGCCCGAGTTAGCAATTTGTTATCATGAGAACGGCATCGTCCAAGGGTATGAGCTTTTGAAAACAGACgatatatttatactaaaagGTATCTCTGAGGATGGTACACCTGCTTTTCATCCTCATGTTGTTCAGCAAAACGGCCTTGCTGTTTTAAGGTTTCTTCAATCAAATTGTAAAGAGGATCCTGGAGCATATTGG CTCTACAAAAGCGCTGGTGAAGATGAACTTCAACTCTTTGATCTTTCCATTATCTCAAAGAACCATTCCTCAAGCGTTCATAACGACAGCGCAAGCTCACCATCTTTGATTCACAGTGGGAGAAGTgattctatgttttctttagGAAATCTTCTTTACCGTGTCGGTCATAGGCTCTCTTTGTCAGTG GTGCCGAATGATAGGAACAAGTGCGCTAGGTTCCTCACACAGTGTTTAAATTGCTTGGATGCGCCTGATCATCTG GTTGTACGGGCATATGCACACGAGCAGTTCGCAAGATTAATTCTGAATAGTGACGAGGAATCtgatttgacttttgagtCTAATGGTGTGCAACGTGAAGTCAAAATAACGGACCTAGAGGAGGAAGCACTTGATCCTGTTACTATTGCTGACCATGAAAATGAGACCGTGACTTTCTCAGAAGACAAGTTCACTGAAGATCACTCAGTTTCTAATATTGTGCCTTTAGTGTCTGTTCGACCAAAGTTGGAAGCAAATGTGTCACTTTGCAAGGAACTCTTACATTCAGATAGTCCAGATTCCCATGATACTGAAGGCTCTGCAGTGAACTCCAGTTCAGATACTAGTCTCGATCTTGGTACATTATGCCAAACTACAACTAGTCCTATCTCATCGAAACTATCAGCAATAAACCATGTTTCTCAAGCTATAAAGTCTCTGAGGTGGACACGGCAACTACAATCTTCAGAACAGGTGGATGCATTTCATGATATCTTACCTGATTTTTCCAAGTGTTCATGTGGTGATCCTGATTGTATTGAGGTCTGTGATATCCGTAAGTGGCTACCAACATCTAAACTAGATAGGAAATTGTGGAACCTCGTTTTACTTCTCGGTGAATCATATTTGTCTCTAGGGGAAGCTTACAAAGAGGATAAACAGTTGCACCAAGCGTTGAATACTGTGGAATTAGCTTGCTCGATTTATGGATCAATGCCACAGAAGTTTGAGGAgacattgtttgtttcctCGATGAACAAGTCTCTTTCACTGCAGTCAAAATTTCATGAAAGAACGCAAGTGGAAGATTTAGAAGCAAAATCAGGGCCATCTGACATCAGTGTTGAAGAACTTTCATCAACACGCCTCTTCTGGGCTAAAGTATGGATGTTGGTTGGCGACATATATGTTCAGTTCCACATTCTTAAAGGTCAGGAGCTTTCCAGAAGAACAAAGGGGACAACCAATCATTTAAAAATGCAGTCTGAAGTAGTAAAGGAAGTACAGCGGCTCAAAAAGAAGTTAACTGAGTATAGTCAAAATTGTGCCTCGTGTTCATTAGTAAATTGCAGCTGTAAAAGTGACAGAGCAAGCAGTGGAAGCAGTGCAAGTAGCAGCAATGGAAGTAGTGCTCGTACTGTGCCTCATAGCAGGAAGCACAATAGAAAATTACAGTCCAAAAATGTCGCCAGCAAGGTCTCACgagatgttgaagatgaacGTGTTAATTTTAAAGTTGAGAACAAGAGccgtaaagaagaagaagacacatCGGGTGAGACAAAAGGAGCTGTCCGTCTGGAGCAGAATGAATCTAACTCTAAGGAAACTCCAGGAGCGAAAAAAGGtggaatattcaaatatctcaagGGGTCTAAAACTGATGATGCAGAAAGCAATCTGTTGGCTGCCTTAAATTGTTATGAGGAAACACGAAGAGCATTACAGGAGCTTCCAAGCAACTGTAGTGAGTTTCAGTCtgttttgagaaagaaagggTGGGTATGTAATGAACTTGGTCGGAACCGTCTCGGGAGCAAAGAGCTCAACAAAGCTGAAGACGCCTTTGCTGATGCTATAGTGGCATTCAAGGAAGTTTGCGATCATACTAATGTCATACTCATCAACTGCAACTTGGGTCACGGGCGACGAGCTCTAGCTGAAGAAATGGTTCCAAAGATCGAAGCTCTCGAACTGCATCGTGCTTTTGAAAATGCTTACCAAAAAGCTCTGGGGACTGCAAAACTTGAATACAGCAAGTCACTTAGGTATTACATGGCAGCAAAGACAGAACTCAGTGTTGCCACTGCAGAAGCTAGTTCAGTTTCAGACAATTTGAAAGTTGAAGTCTACACACAGCTTGCCAATACCTATCTCAGATTTGGAATGCTTTTAGCAAATGAAGATACAACCGCTGCAGCTCGTGAACAGAAGAACATCTTGGAAAACActcatgattcttcttctgatggAAAATCCAGCGACTTGAGAAAACGTGAAGTATTATCAGCCAGTGACGCTATAAGAGAGGCGTTGGCTCTATATGAATCTCTCGGAGAAATACGCAAACAAGAAGCTGCATTCGCTTACCTTCAACTAGCACGGTATCACAAAGACTGCTGCTTGGGATTTCTGGAGACAGAGCGTCAAGGAAGTCCTCGTAAACCCGAGAGTAATGTCATTCAGAGAGCCAAACAGTATGCTTTGTTGGCAGATAGGAATTGGCAGAAATCGATGGATTTCTACGGTCCTGAGAATCTTCCTTCGATGTTCCTTACGATCCTAATTGAGAGATCAGCTCTTTCCTCAACCGTTTCAAACTTCTGGCAATTAAACTTT aTGCTTGAATCAGCTTTGTCTCGTCTACTCGAAGGCCGTCACATCTCCAAAACATATGCAGAATCCTTAAGAACCGAGGACCCGAAGCTATACACCAAATTCATGGCCCAATTGCAGATGGTTCTAAAGCGAATGCTGGCCTTATCCTTACCATCGGAAGGAGCAAACAAGTCTCAGACATGTGGAAGATCCGGAGACTCTGGAAAACTAAGAGAGCTATATAAAACATCACTCAAGTCAACAAATCTGTGCGACTTGAATGCAATGCATGCCTTGTGGACATCATCACCTTAG